From a region of the Streptomyces venezuelae genome:
- a CDS encoding DNA-methyltransferase: MSFSLHQGDALTVLATLPDGCADSVITDPPYNSGGRTAKERTSRSARQKYVSADAQHALPDFTGENMDQRSYTLWLTQIMTEAHRATKTGGTALLFTDWRQLPATTDALQAAGWLWLGVMAWHKPQARPQKGKFRQDCEFIVWGAKGKIDAAANPVYLPGMFSASQPSGKARRHITQKPVEVMRQLVQIAPLGGTVLDFCAGSGSTGVAALLEGRTFIGIEKTSQYAAVASDRLTETLQQVHSQDDFDLTS; this comes from the coding sequence TTGTCGTTTTCCCTCCACCAGGGCGACGCGCTGACCGTGCTCGCGACACTGCCCGACGGCTGCGCCGACTCGGTCATCACCGACCCGCCGTACAACAGCGGCGGCCGGACGGCGAAGGAGCGCACCAGCCGCTCCGCCCGCCAGAAGTACGTCTCCGCGGACGCCCAGCACGCCCTGCCGGACTTCACCGGCGAGAACATGGACCAGCGCTCGTACACGCTCTGGCTGACGCAGATCATGACCGAGGCCCACCGGGCGACGAAGACCGGAGGGACGGCGCTGCTGTTCACCGACTGGCGCCAGCTGCCGGCGACCACGGACGCGCTCCAGGCCGCCGGGTGGCTGTGGCTGGGCGTGATGGCCTGGCACAAGCCGCAGGCCAGGCCGCAGAAGGGCAAGTTCCGCCAGGACTGCGAGTTCATCGTCTGGGGCGCGAAGGGCAAGATCGACGCCGCCGCGAACCCGGTCTACCTGCCCGGGATGTTCAGCGCCTCGCAGCCCTCGGGCAAGGCGCGCCGGCACATCACCCAAAAGCCTGTCGAGGTGATGCGGCAGCTGGTGCAGATCGCGCCGCTCGGCGGCACCGTGCTCGACTTCTGCGCCGGATCGGGCAGCACCGGGGTCGCAGCCCTCCTGGAAGGCCGGACCTTCATCGGCATCGAGAAGACCAGCCAGTACGCGGCCGTCGCCTCCGACCGGCTCACCGAGACCCTCCAGCAGGTGCATTCCCAGGACGATTTCGACCTGACCTCCTGA
- a CDS encoding DUF4913 domain-containing protein, translated as MSESAEPRHGGEIEPVRLPEGDLESIEASVRKLLDQSAEQARMIDTLASAPPADLMAASMPFAGFPGMPSYAAPAPPPDPKPILELEGEEFEDELAALTDWVDDHLMDVYGAEITTAAPWCDQWQEHLDVVAWLHALWLAYQRHKDPEAGLSGMAVWHRDYLTHCLAYVRAPGGPLSACQTDPERPEHRLLRGPGPSAKSAARDAEAQQTDAGPSPVGAAT; from the coding sequence GTGTCCGAATCTGCTGAGCCCCGCCATGGCGGGGAAATAGAGCCGGTCCGTCTGCCGGAAGGCGACCTCGAATCGATCGAGGCATCCGTGCGCAAGCTCCTGGACCAGTCGGCCGAACAGGCCCGCATGATCGACACGCTGGCCTCCGCCCCGCCGGCCGACCTGATGGCCGCGAGCATGCCCTTCGCGGGATTCCCCGGCATGCCCTCGTACGCCGCCCCGGCCCCGCCGCCGGACCCCAAGCCCATCTTGGAGCTGGAGGGCGAGGAGTTCGAGGACGAACTGGCCGCGCTCACCGACTGGGTGGACGACCACCTCATGGACGTTTACGGCGCCGAGATCACCACCGCCGCACCCTGGTGCGACCAGTGGCAGGAACACCTCGACGTGGTTGCGTGGCTGCACGCGCTGTGGCTGGCCTACCAGCGGCACAAGGACCCTGAGGCCGGCCTCAGCGGCATGGCCGTGTGGCACCGGGACTACCTCACCCACTGCCTGGCCTACGTCCGCGCCCCCGGCGGACCCCTCAGCGCCTGCCAGACCGACCCGGAGCGTCCCGAGCACCGCCTGCTGCGCGGCCCGGGCCCGTCCGCGAAGTCCGCCGCCCGCGATGCCGAAGCACAGCAGACCGACGCCGGACCTTCGCCGGTCGGGGCCGCCACGTGA